The sequence below is a genomic window from Bosea sp. F3-2.
GGCGCCGGAGCGCCGGATCATCTGCCAGATCGTCTCTTGGAAGCTCATTCGCTCGACACCTCGGCGCACTGACTTAGGCTCCCTCCATAGGCCGGGCTCCGCCCGCGGATCAACGCCGGTGCGACCGCCGGTGTGCGCCGGGGTTTAAATCCCGCTTAACCCTTCTGGCCGAGGATGCCCCAGAACGGAACAGGTGATTCCGTCGGCACAAAGCATTTCTTTGATATTGCATCATCTTTCGAGGTGTCATGACCGCCACCGTCCTCGTCGTCGACGACGATCCCGTCCAACGCCGCCTGCTCGACGCGATGCTGAAGCGCTTCGGCTACGAGGTGATCGTGGCCGAGGACGGCAAGGCAGCGGTCGCCCTCTTCGGCGGGCCGGATGGCGAACGGATCGACGCCGTCGTGCTCGACCTGCAGATGCCGGGCCTCGACGGCATGGGCGTGCTGGCCAATCTGCGCGAGCGCGGCATCGAGACCCCGATCATCGTCCAGACCGCGAACGGCTCGATCGAGACCGTCGTCGCGGCGATGCGTGCCGGCGCGGCCGATTTCGTGGTGAAGCCGGTCGGCGCCGAGCGCTTGCAGGTCTCGCTCAAGAACGCGCTGAAGCTCGGCGCGCTCGAACATGAGCTGCGCTACATCAAGCACCGCGCCTCGAACACGCTGGGTTTCCGCGACCTCGCAACCAAGAGCCCCGACATGGGGCGCGTCGTCCGCCTCGCCGAGCGCGCGGCGAAGTCCAACATCCCGGTCCTGATCGAAGGCGAATCCGGCGTCGGCAAGGAAGTTCTGGCCCGCGCCATCCAGGGCTCCAGCGACCGCCGGGGCAAGCCCTTCGTCACGGTCAATTGCGGCGCGATTCCGCATAATCTCGTCGAGTCGATCCTGTTCGGCCATGAGAAGGGCGCCTTCACCGGCGCAACCGAGCGCCATCTCGGCAAGTTCGTCGAAGCCAATGGCGGCACGCTCTTCCTCGACGAGGTCGGCGAATTGCCGCTCGACGCCCAGGTCAAACTGCTGCGCGCCATC
It includes:
- a CDS encoding sigma-54 dependent transcriptional regulator, with the translated sequence MTATVLVVDDDPVQRRLLDAMLKRFGYEVIVAEDGKAAVALFGGPDGERIDAVVLDLQMPGLDGMGVLANLRERGIETPIIVQTANGSIETVVAAMRAGAADFVVKPVGAERLQVSLKNALKLGALEHELRYIKHRASNTLGFRDLATKSPDMGRVVRLAERAAKSNIPVLIEGESGVGKEVLARAIQGSSDRRGKPFVTVNCGAIPHNLVESILFGHEKGAFTGATERHLGKFVEANGGTLFLDEVGELPLDAQVKLLRAIQEGEVDPVGGKKSVRVDIRLISATNKSLLDQVKRGEFREDLYYRLNVFPITLPPLRQRREDIADLARGFLARFAAEEGRKLSGITREAIALISSYDWPGNVRQLENAVFRAVVLADGDELDISEFPQIAAQMEGYDVSIPPAPAPIARGEAQGEPPPRIIQMPVRDPNALELVAGSDMRKLDELEREIITFALAHYRGHMSEVSRKLGIGRSTLYRKLKEYGLIDSENGPDETDAA